One Planctomycetaceae bacterium DNA segment encodes these proteins:
- a CDS encoding sigma-70 family RNA polymerase sigma factor produces MYDSHDTRASLLSGLRDSSDESRFEYSWERFNERYTPRMYRWARRMGLSQADAEEVCQDLMLKLLKRLKTLTYNPDLTFRGWLRAVTRNAVIDFIEARKRMHPMEDTALQALVDRHPLEQELNRLFDEELLATACESAEARLRRTETGTRNWEIFVRLQAPDSVPDAIADEFRIRRHAVYVAKNRVMEVLRDEVNA; encoded by the coding sequence ATGTACGATTCCCATGACACGCGAGCCAGCCTGCTGAGCGGTTTGCGAGATTCCAGCGATGAGTCGCGTTTCGAGTACTCCTGGGAACGTTTCAACGAACGCTACACGCCTCGCATGTATCGCTGGGCTCGACGGATGGGTCTCAGTCAGGCAGATGCGGAGGAAGTCTGTCAGGATCTGATGCTGAAACTGCTGAAGCGGTTAAAGACGCTGACTTACAACCCGGATCTGACTTTTCGCGGCTGGCTGCGTGCGGTGACTCGGAACGCAGTAATCGACTTTATCGAAGCCCGAAAGCGCATGCACCCGATGGAAGACACAGCACTGCAGGCACTGGTTGACCGGCATCCGCTGGAACAGGAACTGAATCGGCTGTTTGACGAAGAATTGCTGGCGACGGCATGCGAGAGCGCGGAAGCAAGGCTGCGGCGTACAGAAACCGGCACTCGCAATTGGGAAATCTTCGTGCGTTTGCAGGCACCGGATTCCGTGCCGGATGCAATTGCCGACGAATTCCGCATTCGCCGGCACGCGGTTTACGTGGCGAAAAACCGAGTGATGGAAGTTCTCCGCGACGAAGTGAACGCCTGA
- a CDS encoding protein kinase — MADSLFTASESETLESPHLTIEILRALVAGALSGEELTRAEWHLESCRDCQDKLSVVANEMPSSADEFQLAATASSDGKPELVRRIREQADRIHQPTVTAPEESADFDCSLIYVGPTLKGGLGEVSVYRDTRLTRRVALKSLRRDRPASADRVFRFRREYEVTSRLQHPGIPAVYGKGELPDGREFYVMQFIQGATLQRKIEALHESGRPVLKRGAPDFRTIIEQFIDVCDTLRVSHKQGVLHRDLKPENIIIDENGRAVVLDWGLAGFADRSEESVSGTTNSADDAARGDESDDALRLTSAKQSMGTIAWMSPEQAAGHTSEYDQQTDVYGLGAILFHILTGVAPHSDAAGSWQSTPADPEEDSKQKSLRVLDRLRQIANGRHPKVMHPRGAKIPAELISICRAAIHPDKSQRLNSARAIADEVRAWLTTSAVSSHRYTAAERWSRLLAKYPAVILLSVAILMLVMAVLWIMSGNRNRELQAELNGKAKAIAATSTRLSGLYDDLEQRVQTLYRDLPKEQRLPGVSSPAEQAEQSSGTDERDNVPPPERLDPRIANGEFLLRALDIVGEASDRASARNAIEQARLHVYLAGIQMFEYRNWDAAADRYDAAFAEIDDAIAAGPNSRDLSSLLLARTGLENGMCLLRLRQGNADQAEKWLRKGESTLAEFRKHRPAGDINIIRETVSILERRAELQIAKGLRAQATDALLEACRLLPAEDVVRWRSQDLYDKAWILRQDLIINLRESDRFEEAAEYVTELRAIQAGSPRRGKASDSLVHRLDECRIDKLDADVRFARGDVDGAVTLLQSTINPLNALMKADPDNSEPRYLLSTVENKLRLILLDGDRPDEALTRICDGMRN, encoded by the coding sequence ATGGCCGACTCACTATTCACCGCAAGCGAGTCCGAGACGCTGGAATCGCCACACCTGACAATCGAAATCCTCCGCGCGCTGGTCGCGGGAGCACTTTCGGGGGAAGAACTGACTCGCGCGGAGTGGCACCTGGAATCGTGTCGCGACTGCCAGGACAAGCTGTCGGTTGTCGCAAACGAAATGCCGTCGTCCGCTGATGAGTTTCAGTTGGCGGCGACGGCCAGCAGCGACGGGAAACCCGAACTCGTCCGTCGTATCAGGGAACAGGCAGATCGCATTCATCAACCGACTGTCACCGCACCGGAAGAGTCAGCTGACTTCGACTGTTCCCTGATTTATGTCGGTCCGACTCTGAAAGGCGGCCTGGGAGAAGTCAGCGTTTACCGCGACACCCGACTGACTCGCCGAGTGGCACTGAAGTCTCTTCGTCGCGACCGGCCGGCATCGGCGGACCGGGTTTTTCGGTTTCGACGCGAGTACGAAGTCACCAGTCGTCTGCAGCATCCCGGAATTCCCGCCGTGTACGGAAAGGGGGAACTGCCGGACGGTCGCGAGTTCTATGTTATGCAATTCATTCAGGGCGCGACATTGCAACGGAAGATCGAGGCACTTCACGAATCGGGTCGGCCCGTTCTGAAACGCGGCGCTCCCGATTTCCGAACGATCATCGAGCAGTTCATCGACGTTTGCGACACGCTGCGTGTCTCCCATAAGCAGGGAGTTCTGCATCGCGATCTGAAGCCCGAGAATATCATCATCGACGAAAACGGCCGCGCTGTCGTGCTGGACTGGGGACTCGCCGGATTCGCTGATCGCTCGGAAGAATCTGTGTCCGGTACCACGAATTCCGCGGACGACGCGGCGCGCGGCGACGAATCCGATGACGCGCTGCGGCTGACGTCGGCGAAACAGTCGATGGGAACAATTGCCTGGATGTCGCCCGAACAGGCCGCCGGTCACACCAGCGAGTATGACCAGCAAACGGATGTCTACGGGCTTGGAGCCATCCTGTTTCACATTCTGACCGGTGTGGCTCCGCATTCGGATGCCGCCGGCAGTTGGCAGTCTACGCCGGCAGATCCCGAAGAGGATTCGAAACAGAAGTCGCTGCGAGTTCTGGACCGCCTGCGGCAAATCGCCAACGGCCGTCATCCGAAAGTCATGCATCCTCGGGGCGCGAAGATTCCGGCGGAACTGATTTCCATCTGCCGCGCGGCCATCCACCCGGACAAGTCGCAAAGGCTGAATTCTGCACGTGCCATCGCCGATGAAGTTCGCGCATGGCTGACGACGTCCGCGGTTTCGTCACATCGCTACACCGCAGCCGAGCGATGGTCCCGACTGCTGGCAAAGTACCCGGCCGTGATACTGCTGTCGGTCGCCATTCTGATGTTGGTGATGGCAGTGCTTTGGATAATGAGCGGAAATCGAAACCGTGAATTGCAGGCCGAATTGAACGGCAAGGCGAAGGCCATCGCCGCGACGTCGACAAGACTTTCCGGCCTTTACGATGACCTGGAACAACGCGTTCAGACGCTGTACCGGGATCTTCCAAAGGAACAGAGGCTACCCGGCGTGTCGTCGCCGGCTGAGCAGGCAGAGCAATCGTCAGGCACAGACGAACGCGACAACGTGCCGCCACCGGAACGGCTCGACCCGCGAATTGCCAATGGCGAATTCCTGCTGCGCGCCCTGGATATCGTTGGTGAGGCGTCCGACCGAGCGTCCGCCAGGAATGCGATTGAACAGGCCAGACTCCACGTCTATCTCGCGGGCATTCAGATGTTCGAGTACCGCAACTGGGACGCGGCCGCCGACCGGTACGACGCAGCATTCGCGGAGATTGACGACGCGATCGCCGCAGGACCGAACTCGCGGGATCTGTCATCCCTGCTGCTGGCGCGGACCGGCCTGGAAAACGGAATGTGCCTGCTGCGACTGCGACAGGGGAATGCGGACCAGGCCGAGAAATGGCTGCGAAAGGGCGAAAGCACGCTTGCGGAGTTCAGGAAGCATCGGCCCGCCGGCGATATCAACATCATTCGCGAAACCGTATCCATTCTTGAACGCCGGGCGGAACTTCAAATTGCGAAGGGGCTGCGCGCGCAGGCGACGGATGCATTGCTGGAAGCCTGCCGATTGCTGCCCGCCGAAGATGTCGTCCGCTGGAGGAGTCAGGATCTGTATGACAAGGCGTGGATACTTCGACAGGACCTGATCATCAATCTGCGGGAATCGGATCGGTTCGAGGAAGCGGCGGAGTATGTCACGGAACTGCGGGCGATTCAGGCCGGTTCTCCGCGAAGAGGTAAAGCGTCCGACAGCCTTGTGCATCGTCTGGACGAATGCCGGATCGATAAACTGGATGCCGATGTTCGTTTCGCCCGGGGTGACGTCGATGGGGCCGTCACGCTACTGCAGTCGACCATCAATCCGCTGAACGCCCTGATGAAAGCAGACCCCGATAATTCGGAGCCGCGTTATCTGCTGTCCACCGTTGAAAACAAACTCAGGCTTATACTGCTCGACGGCGACCGGCCCGACGAGGCGCTTACGCGCATCTGCGACGGGATGCGGAACTAG
- a CDS encoding PPC domain-containing protein has protein sequence MFRKTLAQIIRFVFSRPRRRSASRSHSVISGLECLEPKQLLSSTGWEPGPNFEQEFNDTPAAADTLAVTTRSSPNADVVITGGIRSVGDVDYYEFTLHSRAEVQLDLYKLHPDLYEFRGDLDLKLENSSGSTIARSIRSGGQPERIETTLDAGTYFARVYLYDASGFGESYQVRLQTDALATTAVPGTSTVTGPADTLDRTPTFTWTSAGNATRYELWVTNRDINSRVIHDGNVTSTRFTPTGEIPEGTYTVWVRAWNGSVPGRWSAGHSFELQETVQRPGVSRVTGPTDTSDTTPEFRWTDAENATHYELWVSNRSIGRRVVLRVGYRGDAIPVGGRTSAGAAYGVGTGVERQPAR, from the coding sequence ATGTTCCGTAAGACGCTTGCTCAAATCATTCGATTCGTATTCAGCCGTCCGCGGCGAAGGTCCGCGTCGCGAAGTCATTCCGTCATTTCCGGTCTGGAATGCCTGGAGCCGAAGCAATTGCTGAGCAGCACCGGGTGGGAACCGGGGCCGAATTTCGAACAGGAATTCAACGACACTCCTGCTGCCGCCGACACTCTGGCTGTAACCACCCGGTCGAGTCCCAACGCGGACGTCGTCATCACAGGCGGCATTCGCTCGGTCGGTGACGTCGACTACTACGAATTCACGCTACATTCCCGGGCCGAAGTGCAGTTGGATCTCTACAAGCTGCATCCGGATCTCTATGAGTTCCGCGGTGATCTCGATTTGAAACTTGAGAACTCCAGTGGCAGCACGATCGCTCGGTCGATCCGATCCGGCGGTCAACCGGAACGCATCGAAACGACGCTGGATGCGGGCACCTACTTCGCACGCGTCTACCTTTATGATGCGAGCGGTTTTGGTGAAAGCTACCAGGTGCGACTGCAGACCGATGCGCTGGCCACAACGGCGGTTCCGGGAACTTCGACGGTCACCGGTCCCGCGGACACTTTGGACAGAACGCCCACTTTCACCTGGACGTCCGCCGGGAACGCGACTCGCTATGAATTGTGGGTCACCAATCGCGACATCAACAGCCGTGTGATTCACGACGGGAACGTCACCTCCACACGGTTTACGCCGACCGGGGAAATCCCGGAAGGCACGTACACCGTGTGGGTCCGGGCCTGGAACGGCTCTGTTCCGGGGCGCTGGTCGGCGGGTCACTCATTCGAGCTTCAGGAAACGGTCCAGCGGCCCGGGGTCTCCAGAGTGACCGGCCCGACGGATACCAGCGACACGACTCCGGAGTTTCGCTGGACCGATGCAGAAAACGCAACGCACTACGAATTGTGGGTTTCGAACAGATCGATCGGCCGGCGAGTCGTTCTACGAGTCGGGTATCGCGGGGACGCAATTCCGGTCGGCGGCAGAACTTCAGCCGGGGCAGCATACGGTGTGGGTACGGGCGTGGAACGGCAGCCAGCCCGGTGA